In Methylotenera sp. L2L1, the following proteins share a genomic window:
- a CDS encoding DegT/DnrJ/EryC1/StrS family aminotransferase, with product MSIKFPLATATWGQEEQDAMQRVIASGMYTMGANVQAFERDFAHYVGSKHCVMVNSGSSAILLMVAALFYTKNSQLKLQRGDEVIVPAVSWSTTFYPLYQYGLKIKFVDIDLNTLNYDLNQLEQAVTDKTRAIMAVNLLGNPNDFGRIQQIIGERNIVLIEDNCESMGAKYEGKHAGTFGVMGGYSSFFSHHISTMEGGLIVTNDEELYQILLSLRAHGWTRNLPKHNLVCSEKSDDPFEESFRFVLPGYNVRPLEIEGALGVEQVKRLPSLIAARRENGKLLQAALSNHPDIIIQQEIGESSWFGFSLVIRPGSKMTRKALVAKLNELGFECRPIVAGNFAKNEVVKYFDSEVHGTLKNAEHIDQNGLFVGNHHYPIPEAFVALEKIS from the coding sequence ATGAGTATCAAGTTTCCATTAGCCACAGCAACTTGGGGGCAAGAAGAGCAAGATGCGATGCAACGTGTTATAGCCTCTGGTATGTACACCATGGGTGCAAATGTACAAGCCTTTGAACGTGATTTCGCTCATTACGTAGGGAGTAAGCATTGCGTGATGGTGAATTCTGGTTCATCCGCTATATTGTTGATGGTGGCAGCATTGTTCTATACCAAAAACTCACAATTGAAGCTGCAGCGTGGTGATGAAGTGATTGTTCCTGCGGTGTCGTGGAGCACTACGTTCTATCCACTATATCAATACGGGTTGAAAATCAAGTTTGTGGACATTGATCTGAACACCTTGAACTATGATCTTAATCAATTAGAGCAGGCTGTTACAGATAAAACACGTGCGATCATGGCTGTGAATCTGCTTGGTAATCCAAACGATTTTGGACGTATCCAGCAGATTATCGGTGAGCGTAATATCGTGTTGATTGAAGATAACTGTGAGTCGATGGGTGCTAAGTATGAGGGCAAGCATGCTGGCACTTTTGGTGTAATGGGTGGTTACAGCTCTTTCTTTAGCCATCATATTTCCACCATGGAAGGTGGTTTGATTGTAACGAATGATGAAGAACTATACCAAATTTTACTTTCACTTCGAGCGCATGGTTGGACACGCAACTTACCTAAGCATAATCTTGTGTGTAGCGAGAAGAGCGACGACCCGTTCGAGGAGTCATTTCGATTTGTGCTGCCTGGTTATAACGTTCGCCCACTGGAAATTGAAGGGGCATTGGGAGTTGAACAAGTCAAGCGTTTACCTAGCTTAATAGCCGCCCGCCGAGAAAATGGAAAATTGCTACAGGCCGCATTATCAAATCACCCAGATATCATTATTCAACAAGAGATAGGTGAGAGTAGTTGGTTTGGATTCAGTTTAGTGATACGCCCAGGTAGTAAAATGACACGCAAAGCATTAGTGGCAAAATTAAATGAACTTGGTTTTGAGTGTCGTCCTATTGTTGCAGGTAATTTTGCTAAAAATGAAGTGGTGAAATATTTTGATTCAGAAGTGCATGGCACATTAAAAAATGCTGAACATATTGATCAAAATGGATTGTTTGTGGGTAATCATCATTACCCAATCCCCGAGGCTTTTGTTGCTCTCGAAAAAATATCTTGA
- the gmd gene encoding GDP-mannose 4,6-dehydratase: MTKVALITGVTGQDGAYLAELLLDKGYEVHGIKRRSSLFNTARIDHLFHDVHERGKPFFLHHGDMTDSSSLTRIIQKVQPDEIYNLAAQSHVAVSFEEPEYTANSDALGALRILEAIRMLGLEKKTKFYQASTSELYGLVQETPQKETTPFYPRSPYAVAKLYAYWITVNYREAYGIYACNGILFNHESPIRGETFVTRKITRALARIKLNLQDCLYLGNMDSLRDWGHAKDYVEMQWLMLQQETPEDFVIATGVQYSVRDFVNAAAKELGIAITWQGEGVDEKGYNAAGKCIVAVDPRYFRPTEVETLLGDASKAKNKLGWVPKISFEDLVSEMVREDLKGAERDELVKKHGYTVFKPQE; this comes from the coding sequence ATGACTAAAGTTGCGTTAATTACAGGCGTTACAGGGCAAGATGGAGCATATTTAGCCGAGTTGCTGCTTGATAAAGGATATGAGGTTCATGGTATAAAGCGTCGTAGTTCATTGTTTAACACTGCGCGAATTGATCATTTATTCCATGATGTGCATGAAAGAGGCAAGCCATTCTTTCTGCATCATGGCGATATGACAGATTCATCTAGCTTAACTCGTATTATTCAGAAAGTTCAGCCTGACGAGATTTATAACCTAGCAGCGCAAAGCCATGTTGCGGTATCATTTGAAGAGCCTGAGTATACTGCAAACTCTGATGCACTGGGCGCATTGAGGATTTTAGAAGCCATTAGAATGTTAGGTTTGGAGAAAAAAACTAAGTTTTACCAAGCTTCTACATCAGAATTGTATGGCCTAGTGCAAGAAACTCCGCAAAAAGAAACAACACCATTCTATCCGCGTTCGCCCTATGCTGTTGCAAAGCTTTATGCTTACTGGATTACAGTTAACTATCGTGAAGCCTATGGTATTTATGCTTGTAATGGCATCTTGTTTAACCATGAAAGTCCAATACGTGGCGAAACTTTCGTGACACGTAAAATCACTCGTGCTTTGGCACGTATCAAGTTGAATCTGCAAGATTGTTTATATCTTGGCAATATGGATTCTTTACGTGACTGGGGACATGCAAAAGATTATGTTGAAATGCAATGGTTAATGCTGCAACAAGAAACACCTGAAGATTTTGTAATTGCTACAGGCGTGCAATACAGTGTGCGTGATTTTGTGAATGCAGCGGCAAAAGAGCTTGGCATAGCCATTACGTGGCAGGGTGAAGGTGTGGATGAAAAAGGCTACAATGCCGCAGGAAAATGCATTGTGGCAGTTGATCCGCGTTATTTCCGTCCAACAGAAGTGGAAACTTTGCTAGGCGATGCTAGTAAAGCCAAAAATAAACTTGGCTGGGTGCCAAAAATCAGCTTTGAAGATTTAGTAAGCGAGATGGTTCGAGAAGATTTAAAGGGTGCAGAGCGTGATGAGTTAGTTAAAAAGCACGGCTATACGGTTTTCAAACCTCAAGAATAG
- a CDS encoding acyltransferase family protein, giving the protein MINNIQILRAFAAINVVLTHIIGTSTSYYQDTFLLRYFEGWGGNGVDIFFVISGYVMLHTQIIQRRTPYEFFKNRVVRIVPIYWALTFFVLMLYFVFPSVTREILVTPVWVVSSLFFTSSIFTSNYPVVYVGWTLEFEMFFYLIFSIGLFLKSWRLQVTFVVISLLTFTIITNNFIIVEFLLGMFVACIFRTYNFSKRKGLAIFIFGTLLLLASISSEIKSLNLNRIFIWGIPSFFIVFGLLYSTQVKCRSLVYLGNASYSIYLVQILTIPAFYKLFSKVSYDWNGDFLAFLCLVFSVTFGCVVYSVVEKPLTEMLKRFI; this is encoded by the coding sequence ATGATCAATAATATTCAAATTTTACGTGCTTTTGCTGCTATTAATGTTGTTTTGACTCACATTATTGGCACTTCCACCTCATATTATCAAGATACTTTTCTATTAAGATACTTTGAGGGTTGGGGTGGTAATGGTGTTGATATCTTTTTTGTCATTTCTGGGTATGTAATGCTTCATACGCAGATAATTCAGAGACGTACACCATACGAGTTTTTTAAGAATCGTGTTGTTCGTATTGTCCCCATATATTGGGCTCTTACCTTCTTTGTTTTAATGCTTTATTTTGTGTTTCCATCAGTTACTAGAGAGATATTAGTCACTCCAGTTTGGGTGGTGTCGTCACTTTTTTTTACATCTAGCATTTTTACAAGTAATTATCCTGTTGTTTATGTTGGCTGGACACTTGAGTTTGAAATGTTTTTCTACTTGATTTTCTCTATCGGTTTATTTTTAAAGTCTTGGAGATTGCAAGTTACTTTTGTTGTTATTTCGTTACTTACTTTTACTATCATTACTAACAACTTTATAATTGTAGAATTTTTGTTAGGTATGTTCGTGGCTTGCATATTCCGAACCTATAACTTTTCCAAAAGAAAAGGCTTAGCTATATTCATATTTGGAACATTACTTCTGCTTGCGTCAATCTCATCTGAAATAAAAAGCTTAAATCTGAATAGGATTTTTATTTGGGGTATACCATCCTTTTTTATTGTTTTTGGCCTTTTATACTCTACACAAGTTAAGTGCCGTAGTTTAGTGTATTTAGGCAATGCCTCCTACAGTATTTACCTTGTTCAAATATTAACTATTCCAGCTTTCTATAAGTTATTCAGTAAAGTTTCTTACGATTGGAATGGAGATTTTCTTGCTTTTTTGTGTCTGGTTTTCAGTGTGACTTTCGGCTGTGTAGTTTATTCGGTTGTAGAAAAACCATTAACCGAAATGCTGAAAAGATTCATTTAA
- a CDS encoding mannose-1-phosphate guanylyltransferase/mannose-6-phosphate isomerase, translated as MAKSLINITPVILSGGSGSRLWPLSRRGFPKQFLVLSGTDSLFQQATNRLSHLSATDIVVGETLIVTNEEHRFLVLDQLREFTKISASLLLEPEGRNTAPALTLAALQAVSGGEDPVLVVTPADQTVQNGEAFTKALQNSIRVAATGAIVILGIKPDKPETGFGYIKREGQAGSNTEYDVAKFAEKPDYQTAKSYCASGSYLWNSGMFVVRASVWLKALKHFRADILQCTSNAFSSSVRDNQFIRPDATLFANIPSESIDYAVMEKCPGSDFPIKMISLDAGWNDLGAWDAVWQVGQQDANGNVSSGDTIIEHTSNTLINASHRLVSTVGVNNLVIIETADAVLVADRGMSQDVKKIVSQLESQKREERILHRKVSRPWGWYDTIDVGERFKVKRIQVNPGASLSLQKHTKRAEHWVVVRGTAEVTCGDKVITLHENESTFIPLGETHRLANTGNTSLEIIEVQSGTYLGEDDIVRYKDSYGRIEEGNV; from the coding sequence ATGGCTAAATCCTTAATTAACATTACCCCAGTTATTCTAAGTGGAGGTTCCGGTTCGAGATTGTGGCCTTTATCGCGTAGAGGTTTCCCTAAGCAATTTTTGGTGCTATCTGGTACGGATAGTCTCTTTCAGCAAGCGACTAATCGTTTAAGTCATTTGTCTGCTACAGATATTGTGGTTGGGGAAACTCTAATTGTGACTAATGAAGAGCATCGTTTCTTGGTGCTTGATCAGTTGCGTGAGTTTACAAAAATATCAGCCAGCTTATTGCTTGAGCCTGAAGGGCGAAACACAGCACCAGCACTTACTCTGGCAGCGCTACAAGCAGTTTCTGGTGGAGAAGACCCCGTTCTCGTTGTTACCCCAGCAGATCAAACTGTGCAGAATGGTGAGGCTTTTACCAAAGCACTACAAAACAGCATTCGTGTAGCGGCGACTGGCGCAATTGTGATTTTAGGAATTAAACCAGATAAGCCTGAAACTGGATTTGGTTACATTAAACGTGAGGGGCAGGCTGGCTCAAATACTGAATATGATGTAGCAAAGTTTGCAGAAAAACCTGATTATCAAACTGCAAAATCATACTGTGCATCTGGAAGTTACCTATGGAATAGTGGGATGTTTGTGGTGCGTGCTAGCGTATGGCTTAAAGCGCTGAAGCATTTTAGGGCGGATATTTTGCAATGCACTTCAAATGCCTTTAGTAGTAGTGTACGAGACAATCAGTTTATTCGGCCTGATGCGACTTTGTTCGCAAATATACCAAGTGAATCTATAGATTATGCAGTCATGGAAAAGTGCCCTGGATCAGATTTCCCAATTAAGATGATATCGCTTGATGCTGGCTGGAATGATCTTGGCGCTTGGGATGCTGTTTGGCAGGTGGGGCAGCAAGATGCTAATGGTAATGTGTCTAGTGGCGATACAATCATTGAACATACAAGTAATACGTTGATAAATGCAAGCCATAGATTGGTGAGCACAGTAGGTGTCAATAATTTAGTGATTATTGAAACTGCGGATGCTGTATTGGTTGCTGATCGCGGGATGAGTCAGGACGTTAAAAAAATAGTTAGCCAGTTAGAGTCACAAAAACGAGAAGAACGCATTTTACACAGAAAAGTATCTCGTCCTTGGGGTTGGTATGACACTATTGATGTAGGTGAGCGATTTAAAGTAAAACGGATACAGGTCAACCCTGGTGCTAGCTTAAGCTTGCAAAAACACACCAAACGCGCAGAGCATTGGGTAGTGGTAAGAGGTACAGCTGAAGTAACTTGTGGAGATAAAGTGATTACACTTCATGAAAATGAATCAACTTTTATTCCATTAGGTGAAACACATCGTCTAGCGAATACTGGCAATACTTCATTGGAGATTATTGAGGTGCAGTCTGGTACTTATTTGGGTGAAGACGATATAGTTCGTTATAAAGACAGTTATGGCAGAATAGAAGAGGGAAATGTATGA
- a CDS encoding glycosyltransferase family 10 domain-containing protein, producing the protein MSDVIYANFEARGFAGNVIFDLSHKNNRDNCFQPYYLMREQLKQHGIEINTSDTNVGKSLAFELHMDVQKQSVNTAYYLLMLETPQVWPSNGIASNWDCYRKVFTWNDDLVDGNRFIKINFPNPVYVGPVIGFSDRDQFCCLISSNRTLSLQDNRDLYPERVNAIRWFETHAQQDFDLYGVGWDIPVVRSGLVGKIERRFWGIIGRLFTLQPFPSYRGKVAHKQDVLTRTKFSICYENMRDLPGYITEKIFDSFFSGCVPVYWGASNITDYIPADCFVDRRQFNDTEDVYRFLKSMTEIEFVGYQQRIAAFLQSEAVYQFGSEFFAKTIVNTIIQDIGLEP; encoded by the coding sequence TTGAGTGATGTAATCTATGCTAACTTCGAGGCGCGAGGTTTTGCGGGAAATGTGATTTTCGATTTAAGTCACAAAAACAATAGAGATAATTGTTTTCAGCCATATTATTTGATGCGAGAGCAGCTAAAGCAGCATGGTATTGAGATTAATACGAGCGATACTAATGTTGGAAAGTCATTAGCATTTGAGTTACACATGGATGTACAGAAGCAAAGTGTTAATACGGCATATTATTTACTGATGCTTGAAACACCGCAGGTCTGGCCGTCAAATGGTATTGCGTCAAATTGGGATTGTTATCGTAAAGTTTTTACTTGGAATGATGACTTGGTGGATGGTAATCGTTTCATAAAAATCAATTTTCCTAATCCAGTTTATGTTGGTCCTGTTATTGGATTTTCAGATCGAGATCAGTTTTGTTGTCTAATTTCTAGCAATCGGACACTTTCTTTGCAAGATAATCGAGATTTATATCCAGAGCGCGTCAATGCGATCCGTTGGTTTGAAACTCATGCTCAACAAGATTTTGATTTATATGGGGTAGGTTGGGATATCCCTGTGGTACGTAGTGGTTTGGTTGGAAAGATAGAGCGTCGATTTTGGGGTATTATTGGTCGACTCTTTACATTGCAGCCATTTCCTAGTTACCGTGGAAAAGTTGCTCACAAGCAAGATGTATTAACGCGAACAAAATTTTCAATTTGCTATGAAAATATGCGTGACTTGCCTGGCTACATCACTGAAAAAATATTCGACAGTTTTTTTTCTGGTTGCGTTCCTGTGTATTGGGGTGCCAGCAATATCACGGATTATATTCCCGCAGATTGTTTCGTTGACCGTCGCCAGTTTAACGACACAGAGGATGTATATCGCTTTCTTAAATCAATGACGGAAATAGAGTTTGTGGGCTATCAACAACGTATTGCAGCGTTTTTACAAAGTGAGGCCGTGTATCAGTTTGGTTCAGAGTTTTTCGCGAAGACTATCGTTAATACGATAATTCAGGATATTGGTCTTGAGCCGTGA
- a CDS encoding GDP-L-fucose synthase family protein → MSKTKILLTGGGGMVGCNILEHPSISEFEILAPRSRELDLRDFSAVLSYLSKHQPNMVIHAAGKVGGIQANMREPVGFLMENLDMGRNIVSAAHKVGIKRLINLGSSCMYPRNYSEPLREEMVLKGELEPTNEGYALAKVVTARFCDYIMREDASYQYKTLIPCNLYGRHDKFDPVHSHLLPAIIHKVHLAKQNGQQTVEIWGDGTARREFMYVGDLADAVVRAIHNFETLPPYMNIGLGHDFTINEYYQVTAEVMGYTGSFVHDISKPVGMARKLVSVDRQQAWGWNAQSDLRTGIEKTYEFYLKEYLQ, encoded by the coding sequence ATGAGTAAAACTAAAATCTTATTAACTGGCGGCGGCGGTATGGTTGGGTGCAATATTTTGGAGCATCCCTCTATCAGCGAGTTTGAAATACTTGCGCCGCGTAGCCGTGAGTTAGATTTACGCGACTTTAGCGCAGTACTAAGTTATTTGAGTAAACATCAGCCCAATATGGTCATTCATGCTGCAGGTAAGGTGGGTGGCATTCAGGCTAATATGCGCGAACCAGTGGGATTCTTGATGGAAAATCTCGATATGGGGCGCAACATTGTGAGTGCTGCGCACAAGGTAGGCATTAAGCGTCTAATTAATCTCGGTAGTTCATGTATGTATCCACGTAACTACTCAGAGCCGTTACGTGAAGAAATGGTGCTTAAAGGCGAACTTGAGCCTACTAACGAGGGTTATGCGCTGGCCAAGGTAGTAACGGCTAGGTTTTGTGATTACATCATGCGTGAGGATGCAAGTTATCAATATAAGACGCTAATCCCTTGTAATCTTTATGGACGTCATGATAAGTTTGACCCCGTTCACTCTCACTTGCTTCCCGCAATTATTCATAAAGTGCACCTAGCCAAACAAAATGGTCAACAAACTGTTGAAATATGGGGTGATGGAACCGCTCGACGCGAGTTTATGTATGTAGGTGATTTGGCTGATGCAGTTGTTAGAGCGATCCATAATTTTGAAACGTTACCCCCTTATATGAATATAGGGTTGGGGCATGATTTTACAATCAATGAGTATTATCAAGTGACAGCAGAAGTAATGGGATACACAGGAAGTTTTGTACACGATATTAGTAAGCCAGTTGGTATGGCGCGTAAGCTTGTGAGTGTAGATCGTCAGCAGGCTTGGGGCTGGAATGCTCAAAGCGACTTACGTACGGGCATAGAAAAAACATACGAATTTTATTTAAAGGAATATTTGCAATGA
- a CDS encoding MarR family EPS-associated transcriptional regulator, translating into MLTDEYRYKILKLLEVNSGLSQRELAKALGISLGKTNFCVNALIEKGFLKVRNFKNSKNKLAYLYLLTPNGVEEKSIITLRFLKSKVAEYEILSTEIKSLVQEANVCSDHFSSHLELMQLSLDEQES; encoded by the coding sequence ATGTTAACTGACGAATATAGGTACAAAATACTTAAACTACTTGAAGTCAATTCTGGGCTCAGCCAGCGCGAGCTTGCAAAAGCTTTGGGTATTAGTTTAGGTAAGACCAACTTCTGTGTTAACGCACTGATTGAAAAGGGATTCCTTAAGGTAAGAAACTTTAAAAACAGTAAAAATAAACTCGCCTATTTGTATTTGTTAACGCCGAATGGTGTTGAAGAAAAATCGATAATTACCCTCAGGTTTCTAAAATCTAAGGTTGCTGAATATGAAATCCTTAGTACTGAAATAAAATCTCTCGTGCAAGAAGCAAATGTTTGCTCAGATCACTTTTCTTCTCATCTCGAACTGATGCAACTTAGTCTGGATGAGCAGGAATCTTAA
- a CDS encoding alpha-1,2-fucosyltransferase produces the protein MVISNIIGGLGNQMFQYAAGRALSIKCGSNLQLDISGFANYELHQGFELQRIFNCNTEIASKSNVRNVLGWQSLSFVRRIILRSNMQKLRCKPFVVEPHFYYWSGIRNLTEDCYLYGYWQSENYFVDVAARIREDFTFKLPMQNNNAELAVHINNVNAVSLHVRRGDYVNNTTTYALCSSDYYKAAIEYIAGRVEQPHFYIFSDDIAWVKNNLKIDFPHHYVDCNHGSESYNDMRLMSLCKHNIIANSSFSWWGAWLNSSSKKIVVAPKYWFANETNIQDLMPEGWVRL, from the coding sequence ATGGTCATCTCTAATATTATTGGTGGTCTTGGCAACCAGATGTTTCAATATGCTGCAGGGCGAGCGCTTTCAATAAAGTGTGGAAGCAATTTGCAGTTAGATATCTCAGGTTTTGCAAACTATGAACTACATCAAGGCTTTGAGTTACAGCGAATTTTTAATTGCAATACAGAAATAGCAAGTAAAAGCAATGTGCGTAACGTATTAGGTTGGCAGTCATTGTCATTTGTGCGGCGGATAATCTTACGATCAAATATGCAAAAATTGCGTTGTAAACCATTTGTTGTTGAGCCACATTTTTATTATTGGTCTGGCATCAGAAATTTAACTGAAGATTGTTATCTTTATGGTTATTGGCAATCAGAAAACTATTTTGTTGATGTTGCAGCGCGAATTCGTGAAGATTTTACATTTAAGCTGCCAATGCAAAACAATAATGCTGAGTTAGCAGTACATATTAATAATGTGAATGCTGTTAGCTTGCATGTGCGACGTGGCGATTATGTAAATAACACAACAACGTATGCGTTATGCTCGTCTGATTACTATAAAGCTGCAATTGAGTATATTGCCGGACGTGTTGAGCAGCCACATTTTTATATTTTTTCTGATGATATTGCTTGGGTAAAAAATAATTTAAAAATAGATTTTCCACATCATTATGTAGATTGCAATCATGGAAGTGAAAGCTACAATGATATGAGGTTGATGAGCTTATGTAAGCACAACATTATTGCTAATAGCTCATTTAGCTGGTGGGGAGCATGGTTGAATTCTAGTTCAAAAAAAATTGTTGTTGCCCCTAAGTATTGGTTTGCCAATGAAACAAATATACAAGATTTGATGCCAGAAGGTTGGGTGAGATTATGA
- a CDS encoding lipopolysaccharide biosynthesis protein: MSRDLILIVGGRLAAALMALVTIRAVTTFLSPEQYGELALLITVQMFCGLFLINPVGQHINLHTHAWWDDGTLFSRLKSYRNYILWVSLVGGLVALSIEEQYSAEQCILLFISMFTMVVAGTWNATLIPALNMLGFRGASVIWSIITVAIGLASSIFLVMWLSSATAWFAGQAVGMALGVLGAKHVLRQHVIHSKRSENRLPLLTKNTVRTYCLPLAVATGLMWLQLSGYRFLIEKYWGLAQLGFLVIGLQLAGQIFALAESLAMQFFYPLFYRRVSKHENLTEVESAFSDLLNTLVPAYFVLTGMVIFSAPYLLKVLVASQFQNAIIFVMLGAGIELCRVLSNLLSNAAQIKRETKSLALPYALGSITSLGLIYFAGVRHVEISWAGMALVLGAMAMFTVMLIHMYQQVRFTLDVGRCLVGIAVMFVLATLVVWVPEAANLRVAIGMLVLISLIVGIVILTLLWKNPATLRLLSVKLREN; the protein is encoded by the coding sequence TTGAGCCGTGATTTGATACTGATTGTTGGGGGGCGGCTAGCTGCAGCATTAATGGCATTAGTTACTATAAGGGCTGTAACAACATTTCTTAGCCCTGAGCAATACGGTGAACTCGCTTTATTAATCACAGTGCAAATGTTTTGTGGCTTATTTTTGATTAATCCTGTAGGGCAACATATTAATTTGCACACGCATGCATGGTGGGATGATGGTACGCTCTTCTCAAGACTAAAGTCATATAGAAATTATATACTCTGGGTTTCACTTGTAGGTGGCTTAGTTGCTTTGAGCATAGAGGAGCAGTATTCTGCTGAACAGTGTATTTTGCTTTTTATTTCAATGTTCACAATGGTTGTTGCAGGCACCTGGAACGCGACTCTAATACCTGCGTTGAATATGCTTGGCTTTCGAGGTGCTTCAGTAATTTGGTCTATCATTACTGTAGCAATTGGGTTGGCCAGTTCTATTTTTTTAGTTATGTGGTTATCATCCGCTACTGCTTGGTTTGCTGGGCAAGCAGTAGGTATGGCATTGGGGGTGTTGGGTGCTAAGCATGTTTTACGACAACATGTTATACATTCTAAGCGTTCTGAAAATCGCTTGCCGTTGTTGACTAAAAATACGGTCAGAACATATTGCTTACCTTTAGCAGTGGCAACGGGGCTTATGTGGTTGCAGCTTAGTGGTTACAGGTTTTTGATTGAAAAGTATTGGGGATTGGCGCAATTAGGCTTTTTGGTCATAGGTTTACAGCTTGCTGGTCAAATTTTTGCACTCGCAGAATCATTAGCTATGCAATTCTTCTACCCGCTTTTTTACCGTCGTGTTAGTAAGCATGAAAATTTAACAGAAGTTGAATCCGCTTTTTCTGATTTATTAAATACTTTGGTACCTGCGTATTTTGTTCTTACTGGGATGGTAATTTTTAGTGCACCATATCTACTTAAAGTGTTAGTCGCTTCTCAATTTCAAAATGCAATTATTTTCGTTATGTTGGGTGCTGGTATTGAATTGTGTCGTGTATTAAGTAACTTACTCAGTAATGCAGCGCAAATCAAACGCGAAACTAAATCACTTGCTTTGCCATATGCATTGGGGTCAATCACTTCATTGGGTTTGATCTATTTTGCAGGGGTGCGGCATGTGGAAATCAGTTGGGCTGGTATGGCGTTAGTACTTGGTGCTATGGCTATGTTTACTGTAATGCTGATACATATGTACCAGCAAGTAAGGTTTACTCTCGATGTTGGACGTTGTCTCGTTGGAATTGCTGTCATGTTTGTGCTAGCTACGCTTGTTGTTTGGGTGCCTGAAGCTGCTAACTTAAGAGTGGCGATTGGTATGTTGGTGTTGATATCGTTGATAGTAGGTATTGTTATATTGACTTTGTTGTGGAAAAACCCGGCCACGCTTAGGCTGCTAAGTGTGAAATTGCGAGAAAATTGA
- a CDS encoding FkbM family methyltransferase yields the protein MSFLSKVKNKLTLLFRRYILREPFLLEVSRWFDDNGDETLRLDYPLNKDSIVFDLGGYHGDFAAAIHEKFGCTIYIFEPVPEFYQMCVDRFQGNKKIVCLNYGLSSADGWLDINMAENASSFTSPNIKGSMQRVQVRSVVDCIRELMINQIDLMKINIEGGEFDVVPAIIESGDIKKVQYLQVQFHNFLDNAAKRRETIRHELTNTHTEMWSYDFVWESWKLKGESR from the coding sequence ATGAGCTTTCTATCAAAAGTTAAAAATAAGCTAACTTTACTATTTCGTAGGTATATATTACGCGAACCTTTCTTGCTAGAAGTTAGCCGCTGGTTTGATGACAATGGTGATGAAACCCTGCGTTTAGATTACCCTCTGAACAAGGATAGTATCGTATTCGATTTAGGTGGTTATCATGGTGATTTTGCAGCAGCTATACATGAAAAGTTTGGATGTACAATTTATATTTTTGAGCCTGTTCCAGAGTTTTATCAGATGTGTGTTGACCGATTTCAAGGTAATAAAAAAATCGTTTGTTTGAATTATGGGCTTTCATCTGCTGATGGCTGGTTAGATATTAATATGGCAGAGAATGCTTCAAGTTTTACTTCTCCTAACATTAAAGGATCAATGCAACGAGTGCAAGTACGTTCAGTTGTGGATTGTATTAGGGAGTTAATGATTAATCAAATTGACTTAATGAAGATAAACATAGAAGGAGGGGAGTTTGATGTTGTTCCTGCAATTATCGAGTCGGGTGATATTAAAAAGGTGCAATATCTACAAGTTCAGTTTCATAACTTTTTAGATAATGCAGCCAAGCGACGAGAAACGATAAGACATGAACTCACAAATACGCATACAGAAATGTGGAGTTATGACTTTGTTTGGGAGAGCTGGAAGTTAAAGGGTGAAAGCCGTTGA